GGGGGTCGCGTCCGGGGCCGCCGCGTCCGCTGGAGCCGCCGCCACCGCCGTCACACCTGGCGGGTCCGAGGGGGGAAAGAGCCCGGCGCGGGGCCACCGAGGAGCGGCTGGAGGGGCCTGGTCGGTCCGCTGTGGAGAAGTGCAATGGAAGGCAGTTTTACAGCGCGACACGGGCGAGACAGCACCACTCAGAGCCCGGGAGGACCGACAGGACgcagctggagcctggagccggaccGACCAGGGCCAGCaccgggaccgggaccaggagACCGGGGAAGAACCGGACCAGTCTGACCCATATAATAAACACGGACTGACGTTTATCAAACACACAATAACATCTGAACTCAAATCACATGACTTTAACGTTCTGTAATAAACCGATTAAAGCAACCATAATCAATAAAGTAATAAAGACAGTAATACATTCAGACTGAACCAAACGgacaaataatcagtaaaatgaacaaaaagatcaacaaaaaaatacaaaaaaataataacacagatgaacacacctggactcacctgaaaccTAACACCCCCAGAGTTTGGACAGTGACCCACCCCCTCTACTCAACTCACACACAATACCCCCCAACGACCCCCCAGGGACACACCCTGTACGACCCCAACACTTAAGGTCATTAGCATATGGATGAACGCCCACACAGACCCCTCCCCCTGCAGGTGTATGAGTCCAGTTTCCTCCACTTGTTAGAACTGAGAAGgttcttggatgagagacgaaacgttttcaaaCGAGTTAAACCAGTCTAGAACAACCaagaagaaacacatttaaaccaATACAACAAACTAATCAACAACATAAAAATGGTAAATAATAAATGATCAAACtacaaaatgtaaaacaaaacaaaacaaaacaaaaaacaaagaaaaagaataagataAGCAACAGagtaaatagtaaaaatgtgtaaatgatcaattaaattaaataaatgtacaaacTGTAGTTTATGAAGTAAATTAATGCGTTGAcctgtgtggatccacaggttctagatgtggttttgtagtttttatgctattgtatattcatacatgctgtaccgcatttgtccagcagtcaccgccaaagcactctggccatagcaacatgattgtaaggcaattgtattcaaaatgactaatatctcccaaaatattggtcctatcaacttgctgatttcgctagtctgttctttgaccaaaatacagaagtatgacaaactgcagcagtcagctctgaacGGATTTAGTGTGGATctccggacacacacacacatacacacacacaaacacacacacacacacacacacacacacacacacacacacacacacacacacacacacacacacaggccacttggctttaTACTATAAATGTTCAGGCTGGATCAGATGTGTTCATGTTTTCACTTATATGTTACCTTCcatctctctcttcctttaattCCTTTGTTTCTCTCTCCACTTTGTCTTTCTTTACCCATCCTCCAtttccatctttccttcctttttttctttgcctTCCTTCCTTCTCTGCTGTCCATCAGTTCACTagatgtcttttcttttctttttttccacattgcATTAACTCTTTCACAAACTGTAACTTTGTCTCTTGTaaatttgttttcactttttttcctcaTCTGTTGGTCTCGTGACGTGCGCACAGTTGCGTGTCTGTAATCGGATGAGCAGCTGTCATTGGTTGCGACACAGACGGAATGAACACCTACACTGCGTCATTTACACTAATCTGCGGCTGCGTCGAAACAGCCGTCGTACGTCCGCACCAAACCGGAAACTTGCCTTCAAAATAAAACGTGACACCTGAAATGTGGGGATTATGGGAAACGAGGAACCATTAGAAACTCAACACATCAGTTAATTAACAAAGTTAAGTGATAACGGTAATTAAACTAATGGTATCAAAACGTCTTCAGCACAATACTACTTATTCAGAAAATAATATTTGCTTTTTCAGATTGGGTACTCAAAGACAACACAGGCCTATCTTCTTTTGTGTGTAGGGTTATATCttatgtattgtttatttctattgtgtatgtatgtgtttagtAAAAGCCTTGTTAAAATCTGTGTGTTATAAAAATTTCTGATTATACAAATACATTCGTTAATCATAATGATCCTCCATGACTCTGCAGTTGTGTAGTTCTATGGTACATTTATATAAAACGAAAAATTACAAAGAATTACTGAAAACAAATACTTACGGATATTTTGTGCGGAACAAGCACCAAATGACagaaatgtatttactaataaaatTAAAGATAGTGTTTAATAAAGCAAAGCAGGTAGAAACATGGTATAATGAAATGTTTTGCCATGTCTTTTGTTTTAAATACTTAAAACCTAATAATGAGTTCTAATGACAGCACTTTTAATAAAAGAACATTTATCAGGAATTGCTCCGATAATCTGAGAAAATTATGCCAATCAAGACGAtgattgtttttgtgtgttttactcTGAAACATCTCACCGGAAGTCATTCAGTGTCTCATTTCTTATTTGACATGCGCGTTGCTAAGGTGCAGGTTCCATAGCAACCAACTCACTGACTAAAAGTTGAAAATGTAGGAATAAAATCAAAACTATGACATGAAAGATGGCGGCAACTAAAGTCCTGAAGCCAAAACCACCGACGGAGGCACCGAGGAGACTAGCGGACAGGCTGCACCCGGTGTCCGGTCCCCGGGTGAGGGCGGCGAACGGACCGGGGACCGAACCCAGAGGCGCCGCTCAAAGCCGCGGGTCCAGCTGCCCCCGGTGTCCGCGGGGGGAGCGGCGGGAGGCGGCCACCGGGGCGCAGGGAGCCGCCGCCTCCTCCGGGACCAGAGCCCGGTCCTCCTCCGCCGCTCCCAAGTGTCCCAGACCCCCACTACCGGAGCACCGGAGACCAGCCCGGCCGGTGAGGCAAACCGGCGCCGACACGAGGAAGGAGCCGCGGGGCGTCAAAGGAGAAGCCGGGTCCACGAGCCAAAGAGCCGCGAGCCAAAGAGCCACGAGCCAAAGAGCCACGAGCCACAGGTGAGACCGGGACACAATGACGGAAAACATGTGACAATAACAGGACATTAAACAACTATGATCATTTTAGTTTGCGTTAAATATCATATTTTTTCTATAAGattttaagtttgtttgtttgtttgtttacatcctCAGCTAAGCCTCAGCCTCCACAACATTATAAAAATTGACCAAGAATgagcaaaataagaagaaattCACAAAAATCAGACACTATTTTCATCAGACTGTCTTGACAATGTTTCCATTTTATATCCTCTTTTTCATTTTCCTCGTTACATCTTTTACAAATaatcaaaaaacacaaataaacatctGCGTTCTTCAACTATAACCCAGAACCGAAAATCTTGATTTAAAATAGCAATAATTAAactgatttaactttttttttttttcatgataactTTTTTGGCCATATTTGGCCATATGGTTATGCCTAAAATAAACTGTTGAtctatttacttttacttttattaaactcatggtaaaaacaacaaatagattaaatgaaaGTGTTTCAACATCCCACAAAACCATTGAATAAAAGATTCAAATGAGGATGTCAACTTTCTCTtgtcttttttcctgttttgcatAAACATCGTCTATTTTGTGCTTTGTGGCACTAAAATATTTCTCCAGTGTCTGTTTGCTGTTACTGTTGCACATAGCAGCACATTTTATAACTTAAattatacttttatattgttatttgtttTCACTGTCACATCATAAAACGGTAGAACGGCACAACAATTTTCCTGTAGAGATAAATAAAGTTCTTCAGGCTGTAAATGACTGTTGAGAAAAATATTATTACAGAATATACTCATACTCAGTAACTAAAAGCAATAAACAAGCCTGtcttaatatgtaaaaaaaaaaaaaaaaaaaaaaaaaaaagctaaattaaaaAGCTCAAAAACCAGTGTGTACGTGAAGTTTAATGGAGTACAGGAGCTGTCTGTGACTGGTGACTAGTTTTTAGAACAGCATTTTGTCGTACATGTGAACACACACTAGTATCGTCAGTACTTCCCACAGATGACGAAAACACAGTAGAACAAATCCTGAATCCTTTTAAATCCagtccagaggtgtcaaactcattttagttcaggttccacattaagtCTAATTTGATTTCAACtggattagaccagtaaaataataacacaaaaacctataaacaatgaaaactacaatctttttctcttgttttgatgcaaaaaattaaaaattacaacaaaaaatcttcaaactatccttaaaaaatgtaaatatcccgaacaacctgaaatttatttagAATAATAGGTCTACTGTGatttataagttgtaatgcacatttgtaaatgataaactgaggcttaattttgttaaaattgctcttgtttttcctcagaaatgtcaggtttttcttggttgttcatgttatttgcattttcttaaaggatagtttgatGACGTAAACATTCtccttaatgtaattttacttttttcactttaaaacacagagaaaagtttgaatttgtcattatttgtaggttattttagtgctgtcaaacaattaaaattttaatcagattaatcacaggggtgctgtggattaatttcgattattCACGATTAATGTATCatgcatttttaatctatattcattgcgtttcattttgcatgagtaaacagactcaagaaagaagggaatataaatGTACTTACCATatttgttgcaagctgggcgaCGCGTAACAGAATCCACAATTAATGTATGCTTGGCGTTATTGTGGTATTTGAATGTGGAAGAGCTTCGGTGaatagaaaactccttcctgcagagtgtctAATACTGTATGTGGGTCGaatgttccgtcttggtttttttgtcctcatatttccatccagagggccaacatgctgtttagtgtcttccatctttatgggttggttctgctgtctgtcactaccggatcagctGACCgtttgttcatgtgcgttaacattaactctactggacaaaccgacccaaatgtgttggaggagacgttcagagtcattctgtagATGGGGTAATGGAGTTAACatttagaactagaaaagcactcggagagcgcagacctccgccaaggcagatcagtggccccccccacccccgatcaccaacaaaatttaatcatttgttccttgtgccagtatccacatttcctgaaattctcatccaaatccgtccataactttttgagttatcttgcacatggacagacaaacaaaccagtgCCGACAAAAACggaacctctttggcggaggtaatcacattaatcatgatgttggattaatctgcgttaattttgacagctctagttatgatgtcattattttgctggtctgaccctgACCTGAAACACAAAGAGAATCTATGGGATGTGGTGGAGAACTTAACACAGCGTCCGACTCCATCAACAATACAATGATCTATATAAACAGAAAGACACAGTGAAATGTAATGAGCAGGAGTTTGAGCCCCTCCAGAGGTggctttgaactttgacctttgaaCCACACTTTGGTTTGATCCAGCTTGTTTGGTCCAGTGGAGGCTCCACATCAAAAACACTATTTGACAGGTTTTCCAAACACTAGATTCAGAAAAGTGTTAACCCATGACTGGTGCTTAAAGCAGGGTATgacgttcatcaccaatttttcatcaaatctggaaaacccaagtgatagcctaagcATCACAAATCTGTTAGTCCTTCCGTGATTACGTACCTGAATCAGTCCTCTCATGGTaaacaactttgaagtgtactccatcacaagcagtccgtttgtttacataccaaaccgaaacctaACCACCACTCAGGTGTttttggaattccacgcagctgcagcagTAAGACGCACTGAAGGCGTTTCCGTGTTAgttgctgctgcagccatactgtggctgcgtggaattcccaaaAGGCCCAAGAGACTGAGGTTTTGAAAACTGAAACCTAACCGTTAGCATtttatgtattagttccagtcaataataggtaatgttagtctggtggcctgataaacagaaatggatgaaaatgttataattacaACGACTGTGTCcaactagctagcaggctaagGTAATCATGATACGTAGGCTATCTTAAGTTAGGTTTACATTGTGTCCCCGATGGCCACGGCAGTCCCATTTGCCCAAAATGCAGTGGACCGTGGGATTAtacccatttttttctccatattcaagttttgtcaCATAAACAGCGCGCTACGTCTCATCCAAACAGGGCTGCCGTGgccataatgtaaacctagctttaaaaatctgtccCAGCATCCAAAGCCTTAACCGTGCTGCTCtgagttttcctctgttacactataCAGCGTGCACATGCCTCCAtactaacgtgctcaagacccaacaatTCCACTGGCAAATTCATCGCCAACTCTTTTCAGAATCAATTTGGATCAGTTTAATCGATTTTTTGTTGCAGCACTACTATGTATaatatttgtgctgtttaaaTATCCACCAAATCCTTTAATTTGACTGTATGTGAGAGTAAGAATAGTTTATTGGTCTGTTCCAGATATCATGTGTTGTTTATTATCCGTATAGCTCTCTTTTGAAATGTGCATAATGGCACTAGGTTAGTTTTGTAAGCGTTACCCCATACATACTTTATATTTGCTTCTGGATCTTTGTGTCAAAACTCTACAAACTAAATCAGAGACAGAAAAACTCCCCGATCAAACCCTGTATCATGTAAATCAGCATTTGGCGGCGGAGGCGTTGAGCGGCGTCCTGTCCGTGACCATCTGCTGCATGGGGTTAATCCCTCACGCTTTACCTCCCACTGACACTGAGCTGTAGGTGAACATCCAACACGGATCAGACGAACCGAAGCAACCGCAGAAACACATTTACCGTCCACTTAACACCCCACAGCTCCGCGTTCACATCATTTTGTTATGTTTTCAACATCTAATAATACATGATACCAACAGCTGTGTATTTCTTCCTTGAGCCACACAGAGTCGAAATATTCAGGTCAATATTTATCAGTATAGATGTAGGTTTTGCTTGAATAAATTTGGTGGAGGGCACATTCTATAAAGATCTATGGGAAAAGTTTAGTTTTAAATGCATCATTTCCTGCATTGTGGCAATTattaaccatttaaaaccatcGTACCAGTGTTTGCACGACCTCATTACACCATTTCACCCTTAACATTTGCACTCTGTATTTTTGCACTATTTTATctatcttgttc
This genomic window from Sphaeramia orbicularis chromosome 20, fSphaOr1.1, whole genome shotgun sequence contains:
- the LOC115411323 gene encoding epithelial-stromal interaction protein 1 isoform X3 encodes the protein MAATKVLKPKPPTEAPRRLADRLHPVSGPRVRAANGPGTEPRGAAQSRGSSCPRCPRGERREAATGAQGAAASSGTRARSSSAAPKCPRPPLPEHRRPARPVRQTGADTRKEPRGVKGEAGSTSQRAASQRATSQRATSHSHKAFTVIPPNPKKRQEIQRKAEAELAALEELRLSRAMAYVSINPSSVGGCLSLEEVRLKQQQEMIQAKRKPKQVKKQLMDEADVLTS
- the LOC115411323 gene encoding epithelial-stromal interaction protein 1 isoform X1, which produces MAATKVLKPKPPTEAPRRLADRLHPVSGPRVRAANGPGTEPRGAAQSRGSSCPRCPRGERREAATGAQGAAASSGTRARSSSAAPKCPRPPLPEHRRPARPVRQTGADTRKEPRGVKGEAGSTSQRAASQRATSQRATSHSHKAFTVIPPNPKKRQEIQRKAEAELAALEELRLSRAMAYVSINPSSVGGCLSLEEVRLKQQQEMIQAKRKPKQVRRTPSRLHSHAAESRSDGRSCGRFR
- the LOC115411323 gene encoding epithelial-stromal interaction protein 1 isoform X2; amino-acid sequence: MAATKVLKPKPPTEAPRRLADRLHPVSGPRVRAANGPGTEPRGAAQSRGSSCPRCPRGERREAATGAQGAAASSGTRARSSSAAPKCPRPPLPEHRRPARPVRQTGADTRKEPRGVKGEAGSTSQRAASQRATSHSHKAFTVIPPNPKKRQEIQRKAEAELAALEELRLSRAMAYVSINPSSVGGCLSLEEVRLKQQQEMIQAKRKPKQVRRTPSRLHSHAAESRSDGRSCGRFR